One genomic region from Nymphaea colorata isolate Beijing-Zhang1983 chromosome 10, ASM883128v2, whole genome shotgun sequence encodes:
- the LOC116262089 gene encoding bZIP transcription factor TRAB1-like isoform X1, producing MGSDLFFKNGLPEARGENGSRTENARSGNLLSRQSSVYSLTLDEFQSGLGKDFGSMNMDEFLKNIWFAEETQSFSTSPCTPEGNSGGLSRQFSLQRQGSLTLPRTLSLKTVDEVFRDVIKESVDQTYNIGTAPHKQPTLGEMTLEEFLVKAGVVREDTQTASASNSGIFLSNSENSAVGNGNAQVGSDIGLALGFGQPAQANGNLSRVAYQEVIAPAGNSVSTLEAFRSSQPQQQQQNHHHHQQQKQLSWRDNQHNRSPVVQPTKQQQHQFLGGQPTIVYASSLQMANNEELKTPGIGNGQSLSHVVGSAGIGGQAGSEDPGGILDAKPSVASVCPSSSDFISGGIQGGASIVSETTASLVNQIASDTINKSDGDNSSLSPVPYPLNGVMRGRRGGGSVEKVIERRQRRMIKNRESAARSRARKQAYTMELEAEVAKLKEENMKLKKKQVHFRPLMEMEYIMATVLSYFTEEIMKMQKAQVLVGQALEKLNKQLTPKKRCLRRTLTGPW from the exons ATGGGTTCCGATCTGTTTTTCAAGAATGGGCTTCCGGAAGCCCGGGGAGAAAATGGTTCCAGAACAGAAAACGCAAGGTCGGGGAATTTGCTGTCCCGGCAATCGTCAGTTTACTCACTTACACTGGATGAATTTCAGAGTGGCCTCGGGAAGGATTTCGGATCTATGAACATGGATGAATTCTTGAAGAACATCTGGTTTGCAGAAGAGACACAGAGTTTCTCCACTTCACCCTGTACGCCGGAAGGGAATTCTGGGGGTTTGTCTAGGCAATTTAGTTTGCAGAGGCAGGGATCCTTGACATTACCTCGGACATTAAGCTTGAAGACGGTAGATGAAGTGTTCAGAGATGTGATCAAGGAAAGCGTGGATCAGACCTATAATATTGGCACGGCGCCGCACAAGCAACCAACTCTTGGAGAGATGACTCTGGAGGAGTTTCTGGTCAAGGCAGGTGTCGTGAGGGAAGATACCCAAACTGCAAGTGCGTCCAACAGTGGAATTTTTCTGAGTAACAGTGAGAACAGCGCGGTTGGAAATGGAAACGCCCAAGTTGGATCTGATATCGGTCTGGCTTTGGGGTTCGGGCAGCCTGCTCAGGCTAATGGAAATTTATCACGTGTGGCGTATCAGGAGGTTATTGCTCCAGCTGGTAACAGTGTTAGCACTCTGGAAGCATTTAGGTCTTCCCAGCCACAGCAACAGCAACagaaccaccaccaccaccagcagcagAAGCAACTTTCGTGGCGCGACAACCAGCATAATCGAAGCCCAGTCGTTCAACCGAcaaagcagcagcagcatcagTTCTTAGGGGGTCAACCAACAATTGTCTATGCATCATCACTACAAATGGCCAACAATGAGGAATTGAAGACTCCAGGCATAGGTAACGGTCAGTCACTGTCTCACGTGGTAGGCAGCGCAGGAATTGGTGGCCAAGCAGGATCTGAAGACCCTGGTGGAATTCTGGATGCAAAACCAAGCGTTGCATCGGTCTGCCCTTCAAGTAGTGACTTCATAAGCGGGGGTATCCAAGGGGGAGCTTCAATAGTTTCAGAAACAACTGCATCTCTTGTAAACCAGATTGCCTCTGATACCATCAACAAAAGCGATGGTGACAACTCCTCATTATCCCCTGTTCCTTATCCTTTAAATGGAGTTATGAGGGGAAGAAGAGGTGGTGGATCAGTGGAGAAAGTCATTGAGAGAAGACAGAGGCGCATGATCAAGAACAGAGAATCAGCTGCCAGGTCACGGGCACGGAAACAG GCTTACACCATGGAACTGGAAGCTGAAGTGGCAAAACTCAAAGAAGAGAACatgaaattgaagaagaagcagGTGCATTTTCGGCCTTTGATGGAGATGGAGTACATTATGGCAACTGTCTTATCATATTTTACA GAAGAAATCATGAAAATGCAGAAGGCTCAGGTACTAGTGGGACAG
- the LOC116262089 gene encoding bZIP transcription factor TRAB1-like isoform X5: MGSDLFFKNGLPEARGENGSRTENARSGNLLSRQSSVYSLTLDEFQSGLGKDFGSMNMDEFLKNIWFAEETQSFSTSPCTPEGNSGGLSRQFSLQRQGSLTLPRTLSLKTVDEVFRDVIKESVDQTYNIGTAPHKQPTLGEMTLEEFLVKAGVVREDTQTASASNSGIFLSNSENSAVGNGNAQVGSDIGLALGFGQPAQANGNLSRVAYQEVIAPAGNSVSTLEAFRSSQPQQQQQNHHHHQQQKQLSWRDNQHNRSPVVQPTKQQQHQFLGGQPTIVYASSLQMANNEELKTPGIGNGQSLSHVVGSAGIGGQAGSEDPGGILDAKPSVASVCPSSSDFISGGIQGGASIVSETTASLVNQIASDTINKSDGDNSSLSPVPYPLNGVMRGRRGGGSVEKVIERRQRRMIKNRESAARSRARKQAYTMELEAEVAKLKEENMKLKKKQEEIMKMQKAQALEKLNKQLTPKKRCLRRTLTGPW; this comes from the exons ATGGGTTCCGATCTGTTTTTCAAGAATGGGCTTCCGGAAGCCCGGGGAGAAAATGGTTCCAGAACAGAAAACGCAAGGTCGGGGAATTTGCTGTCCCGGCAATCGTCAGTTTACTCACTTACACTGGATGAATTTCAGAGTGGCCTCGGGAAGGATTTCGGATCTATGAACATGGATGAATTCTTGAAGAACATCTGGTTTGCAGAAGAGACACAGAGTTTCTCCACTTCACCCTGTACGCCGGAAGGGAATTCTGGGGGTTTGTCTAGGCAATTTAGTTTGCAGAGGCAGGGATCCTTGACATTACCTCGGACATTAAGCTTGAAGACGGTAGATGAAGTGTTCAGAGATGTGATCAAGGAAAGCGTGGATCAGACCTATAATATTGGCACGGCGCCGCACAAGCAACCAACTCTTGGAGAGATGACTCTGGAGGAGTTTCTGGTCAAGGCAGGTGTCGTGAGGGAAGATACCCAAACTGCAAGTGCGTCCAACAGTGGAATTTTTCTGAGTAACAGTGAGAACAGCGCGGTTGGAAATGGAAACGCCCAAGTTGGATCTGATATCGGTCTGGCTTTGGGGTTCGGGCAGCCTGCTCAGGCTAATGGAAATTTATCACGTGTGGCGTATCAGGAGGTTATTGCTCCAGCTGGTAACAGTGTTAGCACTCTGGAAGCATTTAGGTCTTCCCAGCCACAGCAACAGCAACagaaccaccaccaccaccagcagcagAAGCAACTTTCGTGGCGCGACAACCAGCATAATCGAAGCCCAGTCGTTCAACCGAcaaagcagcagcagcatcagTTCTTAGGGGGTCAACCAACAATTGTCTATGCATCATCACTACAAATGGCCAACAATGAGGAATTGAAGACTCCAGGCATAGGTAACGGTCAGTCACTGTCTCACGTGGTAGGCAGCGCAGGAATTGGTGGCCAAGCAGGATCTGAAGACCCTGGTGGAATTCTGGATGCAAAACCAAGCGTTGCATCGGTCTGCCCTTCAAGTAGTGACTTCATAAGCGGGGGTATCCAAGGGGGAGCTTCAATAGTTTCAGAAACAACTGCATCTCTTGTAAACCAGATTGCCTCTGATACCATCAACAAAAGCGATGGTGACAACTCCTCATTATCCCCTGTTCCTTATCCTTTAAATGGAGTTATGAGGGGAAGAAGAGGTGGTGGATCAGTGGAGAAAGTCATTGAGAGAAGACAGAGGCGCATGATCAAGAACAGAGAATCAGCTGCCAGGTCACGGGCACGGAAACAG GCTTACACCATGGAACTGGAAGCTGAAGTGGCAAAACTCAAAGAAGAGAACatgaaattgaagaagaagcag GAAGAAATCATGAAAATGCAGAAGGCTCAG
- the LOC116262089 gene encoding bZIP transcription factor TRAB1-like isoform X2, whose product MGSDLFFKNGLPEARGENGSRTENARSGNLLSRQSSVYSLTLDEFQSGLGKDFGSMNMDEFLKNIWFAEETQSFSTSPCTPEGNSGGLSRQFSLQRQGSLTLPRTLSLKTVDEVFRDVIKESVDQTYNIGTAPHKQPTLGEMTLEEFLVKAGVVREDTQTASASNSGIFLSNSENSAVGNGNAQVGSDIGLALGFGQPAQANGNLSRVAYQEVIAPAGNSVSTLEAFRSSQPQQQQQNHHHHQQQKQLSWRDNQHNRSPVVQPTKQQQHQFLGGQPTIVYASSLQMANNEELKTPGIGNGQSLSHVVGSAGIGGQAGSEDPGGILDAKPSVASVCPSSSDFISGGIQGGASIVSETTASLVNQIASDTINKSDGDNSSLSPVPYPLNGVMRGRRGGGSVEKVIERRQRRMIKNRESAARSRARKQAYTMELEAEVAKLKEENMKLKKKQVHFRPLMEMEYIMATVLSYFTEEIMKMQKAQALEKLNKQLTPKKRCLRRTLTGPW is encoded by the exons ATGGGTTCCGATCTGTTTTTCAAGAATGGGCTTCCGGAAGCCCGGGGAGAAAATGGTTCCAGAACAGAAAACGCAAGGTCGGGGAATTTGCTGTCCCGGCAATCGTCAGTTTACTCACTTACACTGGATGAATTTCAGAGTGGCCTCGGGAAGGATTTCGGATCTATGAACATGGATGAATTCTTGAAGAACATCTGGTTTGCAGAAGAGACACAGAGTTTCTCCACTTCACCCTGTACGCCGGAAGGGAATTCTGGGGGTTTGTCTAGGCAATTTAGTTTGCAGAGGCAGGGATCCTTGACATTACCTCGGACATTAAGCTTGAAGACGGTAGATGAAGTGTTCAGAGATGTGATCAAGGAAAGCGTGGATCAGACCTATAATATTGGCACGGCGCCGCACAAGCAACCAACTCTTGGAGAGATGACTCTGGAGGAGTTTCTGGTCAAGGCAGGTGTCGTGAGGGAAGATACCCAAACTGCAAGTGCGTCCAACAGTGGAATTTTTCTGAGTAACAGTGAGAACAGCGCGGTTGGAAATGGAAACGCCCAAGTTGGATCTGATATCGGTCTGGCTTTGGGGTTCGGGCAGCCTGCTCAGGCTAATGGAAATTTATCACGTGTGGCGTATCAGGAGGTTATTGCTCCAGCTGGTAACAGTGTTAGCACTCTGGAAGCATTTAGGTCTTCCCAGCCACAGCAACAGCAACagaaccaccaccaccaccagcagcagAAGCAACTTTCGTGGCGCGACAACCAGCATAATCGAAGCCCAGTCGTTCAACCGAcaaagcagcagcagcatcagTTCTTAGGGGGTCAACCAACAATTGTCTATGCATCATCACTACAAATGGCCAACAATGAGGAATTGAAGACTCCAGGCATAGGTAACGGTCAGTCACTGTCTCACGTGGTAGGCAGCGCAGGAATTGGTGGCCAAGCAGGATCTGAAGACCCTGGTGGAATTCTGGATGCAAAACCAAGCGTTGCATCGGTCTGCCCTTCAAGTAGTGACTTCATAAGCGGGGGTATCCAAGGGGGAGCTTCAATAGTTTCAGAAACAACTGCATCTCTTGTAAACCAGATTGCCTCTGATACCATCAACAAAAGCGATGGTGACAACTCCTCATTATCCCCTGTTCCTTATCCTTTAAATGGAGTTATGAGGGGAAGAAGAGGTGGTGGATCAGTGGAGAAAGTCATTGAGAGAAGACAGAGGCGCATGATCAAGAACAGAGAATCAGCTGCCAGGTCACGGGCACGGAAACAG GCTTACACCATGGAACTGGAAGCTGAAGTGGCAAAACTCAAAGAAGAGAACatgaaattgaagaagaagcagGTGCATTTTCGGCCTTTGATGGAGATGGAGTACATTATGGCAACTGTCTTATCATATTTTACA GAAGAAATCATGAAAATGCAGAAGGCTCAG
- the LOC116262089 gene encoding bZIP transcription factor TRAB1-like isoform X3, with protein sequence MGSDLFFKNGLPEARGENGSRTENARSGNLLSRQSSVYSLTLDEFQSGLGKDFGSMNMDEFLKNIWFAEETQSFSTSPCTPEGNSGGLSRQFSLQRQGSLTLPRTLSLKTVDEVFRDVIKESVDQTYNIGTAPHKQPTLGEMTLEEFLVKAGVVREDTQTASASNSGIFLSNSENSAVGNGNAQVGSDIGLALGFGQPAQANGNLSRVAYQEVIAPAGNSVSTLEAFRSSQPQQQQQNHHHHQQQKQLSWRDNQHNRSPVVQPTKQQQHQFLGGQPTIVYASSLQMANNEELKTPGIGNGQSLSHVVGSAGIGGQAGSEDPGGILDAKPSVASVCPSSSDFISGGIQGGASIVSETTASLVNQIASDTINKSDGDNSSLSPVPYPLNGVMRGRRGGGSVEKVIERRQRRMIKNRESAARSRARKQAYTMELEAEVAKLKEENMKLKKKQVHFRPLMEMEYIMATVLSYFTALEKLNKQLTPKKRCLRRTLTGPW encoded by the exons ATGGGTTCCGATCTGTTTTTCAAGAATGGGCTTCCGGAAGCCCGGGGAGAAAATGGTTCCAGAACAGAAAACGCAAGGTCGGGGAATTTGCTGTCCCGGCAATCGTCAGTTTACTCACTTACACTGGATGAATTTCAGAGTGGCCTCGGGAAGGATTTCGGATCTATGAACATGGATGAATTCTTGAAGAACATCTGGTTTGCAGAAGAGACACAGAGTTTCTCCACTTCACCCTGTACGCCGGAAGGGAATTCTGGGGGTTTGTCTAGGCAATTTAGTTTGCAGAGGCAGGGATCCTTGACATTACCTCGGACATTAAGCTTGAAGACGGTAGATGAAGTGTTCAGAGATGTGATCAAGGAAAGCGTGGATCAGACCTATAATATTGGCACGGCGCCGCACAAGCAACCAACTCTTGGAGAGATGACTCTGGAGGAGTTTCTGGTCAAGGCAGGTGTCGTGAGGGAAGATACCCAAACTGCAAGTGCGTCCAACAGTGGAATTTTTCTGAGTAACAGTGAGAACAGCGCGGTTGGAAATGGAAACGCCCAAGTTGGATCTGATATCGGTCTGGCTTTGGGGTTCGGGCAGCCTGCTCAGGCTAATGGAAATTTATCACGTGTGGCGTATCAGGAGGTTATTGCTCCAGCTGGTAACAGTGTTAGCACTCTGGAAGCATTTAGGTCTTCCCAGCCACAGCAACAGCAACagaaccaccaccaccaccagcagcagAAGCAACTTTCGTGGCGCGACAACCAGCATAATCGAAGCCCAGTCGTTCAACCGAcaaagcagcagcagcatcagTTCTTAGGGGGTCAACCAACAATTGTCTATGCATCATCACTACAAATGGCCAACAATGAGGAATTGAAGACTCCAGGCATAGGTAACGGTCAGTCACTGTCTCACGTGGTAGGCAGCGCAGGAATTGGTGGCCAAGCAGGATCTGAAGACCCTGGTGGAATTCTGGATGCAAAACCAAGCGTTGCATCGGTCTGCCCTTCAAGTAGTGACTTCATAAGCGGGGGTATCCAAGGGGGAGCTTCAATAGTTTCAGAAACAACTGCATCTCTTGTAAACCAGATTGCCTCTGATACCATCAACAAAAGCGATGGTGACAACTCCTCATTATCCCCTGTTCCTTATCCTTTAAATGGAGTTATGAGGGGAAGAAGAGGTGGTGGATCAGTGGAGAAAGTCATTGAGAGAAGACAGAGGCGCATGATCAAGAACAGAGAATCAGCTGCCAGGTCACGGGCACGGAAACAG GCTTACACCATGGAACTGGAAGCTGAAGTGGCAAAACTCAAAGAAGAGAACatgaaattgaagaagaagcagGTGCATTTTCGGCCTTTGATGGAGATGGAGTACATTATGGCAACTGTCTTATCATATTTTACA
- the LOC116262089 gene encoding bZIP transcription factor TRAB1-like isoform X4, with protein MGSDLFFKNGLPEARGENGSRTENARSGNLLSRQSSVYSLTLDEFQSGLGKDFGSMNMDEFLKNIWFAEETQSFSTSPCTPEGNSGGLSRQFSLQRQGSLTLPRTLSLKTVDEVFRDVIKESVDQTYNIGTAPHKQPTLGEMTLEEFLVKAGVVREDTQTASASNSGIFLSNSENSAVGNGNAQVGSDIGLALGFGQPAQANGNLSRVAYQEVIAPAGNSVSTLEAFRSSQPQQQQQNHHHHQQQKQLSWRDNQHNRSPVVQPTKQQQHQFLGGQPTIVYASSLQMANNEELKTPGIGNGQSLSHVVGSAGIGGQAGSEDPGGILDAKPSVASVCPSSSDFISGGIQGGASIVSETTASLVNQIASDTINKSDGDNSSLSPVPYPLNGVMRGRRGGGSVEKVIERRQRRMIKNRESAARSRARKQAYTMELEAEVAKLKEENMKLKKKQEEIMKMQKAQVLVGQALEKLNKQLTPKKRCLRRTLTGPW; from the exons ATGGGTTCCGATCTGTTTTTCAAGAATGGGCTTCCGGAAGCCCGGGGAGAAAATGGTTCCAGAACAGAAAACGCAAGGTCGGGGAATTTGCTGTCCCGGCAATCGTCAGTTTACTCACTTACACTGGATGAATTTCAGAGTGGCCTCGGGAAGGATTTCGGATCTATGAACATGGATGAATTCTTGAAGAACATCTGGTTTGCAGAAGAGACACAGAGTTTCTCCACTTCACCCTGTACGCCGGAAGGGAATTCTGGGGGTTTGTCTAGGCAATTTAGTTTGCAGAGGCAGGGATCCTTGACATTACCTCGGACATTAAGCTTGAAGACGGTAGATGAAGTGTTCAGAGATGTGATCAAGGAAAGCGTGGATCAGACCTATAATATTGGCACGGCGCCGCACAAGCAACCAACTCTTGGAGAGATGACTCTGGAGGAGTTTCTGGTCAAGGCAGGTGTCGTGAGGGAAGATACCCAAACTGCAAGTGCGTCCAACAGTGGAATTTTTCTGAGTAACAGTGAGAACAGCGCGGTTGGAAATGGAAACGCCCAAGTTGGATCTGATATCGGTCTGGCTTTGGGGTTCGGGCAGCCTGCTCAGGCTAATGGAAATTTATCACGTGTGGCGTATCAGGAGGTTATTGCTCCAGCTGGTAACAGTGTTAGCACTCTGGAAGCATTTAGGTCTTCCCAGCCACAGCAACAGCAACagaaccaccaccaccaccagcagcagAAGCAACTTTCGTGGCGCGACAACCAGCATAATCGAAGCCCAGTCGTTCAACCGAcaaagcagcagcagcatcagTTCTTAGGGGGTCAACCAACAATTGTCTATGCATCATCACTACAAATGGCCAACAATGAGGAATTGAAGACTCCAGGCATAGGTAACGGTCAGTCACTGTCTCACGTGGTAGGCAGCGCAGGAATTGGTGGCCAAGCAGGATCTGAAGACCCTGGTGGAATTCTGGATGCAAAACCAAGCGTTGCATCGGTCTGCCCTTCAAGTAGTGACTTCATAAGCGGGGGTATCCAAGGGGGAGCTTCAATAGTTTCAGAAACAACTGCATCTCTTGTAAACCAGATTGCCTCTGATACCATCAACAAAAGCGATGGTGACAACTCCTCATTATCCCCTGTTCCTTATCCTTTAAATGGAGTTATGAGGGGAAGAAGAGGTGGTGGATCAGTGGAGAAAGTCATTGAGAGAAGACAGAGGCGCATGATCAAGAACAGAGAATCAGCTGCCAGGTCACGGGCACGGAAACAG GCTTACACCATGGAACTGGAAGCTGAAGTGGCAAAACTCAAAGAAGAGAACatgaaattgaagaagaagcag GAAGAAATCATGAAAATGCAGAAGGCTCAGGTACTAGTGGGACAG